A window of Natrinema versiforme contains these coding sequences:
- a CDS encoding proton-conducting transporter membrane subunit yields the protein MTEDTATIDDDIAPRPEPTPPSSAVPRASTWTVWTLFIASLGVLALAIRGGAGWEFPTLLRIDGLTAVMWVVVTFFSGIVHSYSRRYMAGDRDLERFFGRVFGFTLAVMTMTAANHVALFVAAWLAMGLLMAGLIGHVRDWPQARAAGHIARRYFLASTALLAGSVALLVWATGATTLTGLLEGLEGVSPTVGLVAAAGIVLAAIIQSALLPFHGWLLSSMTAPTPASALMHAGFVNAGGILLTRFAPLIGDQLVIMSAIVLVGAVSALLGQAMILVQTDIKRKLGSSTIAQMGFMILQCGLGFFAAAIAHLILHGFYKAYLFLSSGAGVERAAPKDAAHTELGFSGIAVSFLTAVGGGVLFGVLTGKATSLTLNSGTILTLVVVLTTLTAARDILQRSTLPTAVRFVSVPLIVLTAIGGYAVAFNAVSSMLSGVPMTHVSTAMTPVHYLVVALFIGAYLAAELGWLRSSERLYVALLNVSQPDPTTVLTSTEEYNDA from the coding sequence ATGACCGAGGACACAGCAACGATCGACGACGACATCGCACCGCGCCCCGAACCGACGCCGCCGAGTTCGGCCGTCCCTCGAGCGTCGACCTGGACGGTCTGGACGCTCTTCATCGCCAGTCTCGGCGTCCTCGCGCTGGCGATCCGGGGCGGAGCCGGCTGGGAGTTCCCGACGCTCCTGCGGATCGACGGGCTGACCGCGGTCATGTGGGTCGTGGTCACGTTCTTCAGCGGGATCGTCCACAGCTACTCGCGGCGCTACATGGCCGGCGATCGCGACCTCGAGCGGTTCTTCGGTCGCGTCTTCGGCTTTACCCTCGCCGTCATGACGATGACCGCGGCGAACCACGTCGCGCTGTTCGTGGCCGCGTGGCTGGCGATGGGGCTGCTGATGGCCGGGCTCATCGGTCACGTTCGCGACTGGCCGCAGGCCCGCGCCGCCGGCCACATTGCCCGCCGCTACTTCCTCGCCAGCACCGCGTTACTCGCCGGCTCCGTGGCGCTGCTCGTCTGGGCGACCGGCGCGACCACGCTCACCGGCCTGCTTGAAGGTCTCGAGGGCGTCTCGCCGACGGTCGGGCTCGTCGCCGCCGCGGGGATCGTCCTCGCGGCGATCATCCAGTCTGCACTCTTGCCGTTTCACGGCTGGCTGCTGTCGTCGATGACCGCGCCGACGCCGGCCTCCGCCCTGATGCACGCCGGGTTCGTCAACGCGGGCGGGATTCTGCTGACTCGGTTCGCGCCGCTGATCGGGGACCAACTGGTGATCATGTCGGCGATCGTCCTCGTCGGCGCGGTCAGCGCCCTGCTCGGACAGGCGATGATCCTCGTCCAGACGGACATCAAACGCAAGCTCGGCAGTTCGACAATCGCCCAGATGGGTTTTATGATACTCCAGTGCGGGCTCGGCTTTTTCGCCGCCGCGATCGCCCACCTCATCCTGCACGGCTTCTACAAGGCATACCTCTTCCTCTCGTCGGGAGCGGGCGTCGAACGCGCGGCCCCGAAGGACGCGGCCCACACCGAACTGGGCTTCTCGGGGATCGCCGTCAGCTTCCTGACGGCCGTCGGCGGCGGCGTGCTGTTCGGCGTCCTCACCGGAAAGGCGACGAGCCTGACGCTGAACAGCGGCACCATCCTGACGCTGGTCGTGGTCCTCACGACGCTGACCGCGGCTCGAGACATCCTCCAGCGGTCGACCCTGCCGACGGCGGTCCGGTTCGTCAGCGTCCCGCTGATCGTCCTGACCGCGATCGGCGGCTACGCCGTCGCGTTCAACGCCGTCTCGTCGATGCTCTCGGGCGTCCCGATGACCCACGTTTCGACCGCGATGACGCCCGTCCACTACCTCGTCGTCGCTCTCTTTATCGGCGCGTATCTCGCGGCGGAACTGGGCTGGCTCCGCTCGAGCGAACGCCTCTACGTCGCCCTGCTGAACGTCTCGCAACCGGACCCGACGACCGTCCTCACCAGTACGGAGGAATACAATGACGCGTAA
- a CDS encoding Lrp/AsnC family transcriptional regulator has protein sequence MADYDLDAVDREILYALQEEARNLSSSEIADRTDASSSTVRKRIQRLESEGVIKGYSANIDYTKSGYPIRMLLFCTASIPERGEYIDDLLEISGVVSVQELITGEQNLLVTVVVENDRDVTPIAQQLADMGLTITDEVLVRSHQSTSFDEFSSR, from the coding sequence GAAATCCTCTATGCGCTCCAAGAGGAGGCGCGGAACCTCTCCTCGAGCGAGATCGCCGACCGGACCGACGCCTCCTCGAGTACGGTCCGCAAGCGCATTCAGCGACTGGAGTCGGAAGGGGTCATCAAGGGCTACAGCGCGAACATCGATTACACGAAGTCCGGCTATCCGATCCGGATGCTGCTTTTCTGTACGGCGTCGATTCCCGAACGCGGGGAGTACATCGACGACCTGCTCGAGATCTCGGGTGTCGTCTCGGTGCAGGAACTGATCACGGGCGAACAGAACCTCCTCGTGACGGTCGTCGTCGAAAACGACAGGGACGTCACCCCGATCGCACAGCAGCTCGCGGACATGGGACTGACGATCACGGACGAAGTACTCGTTCGCAGCCACCAATCGACCTCGTTCGACGAGTTTTCCTCCCGCTGA